A genomic segment from Vicinamibacteria bacterium encodes:
- a CDS encoding XRE family transcriptional regulator has protein sequence VGADVTESYISQLLTRKKAPPAPERTDIYSKMEKLLRLPKGRLSKLAELQRKEELKRKVLDPPAPLFKEVRKLILRKCASHKREQVRAIFERQPIGEIERLITQKLLDVVKTLAREELDNERWLRIFARASNRSYEEVRVDILEFLDTDVFHVSDEDCVSFIDPLIESWDIDFATFGIVISLNRRLGPASPKRFGFVEQDLEPTCGMEPGLEEFLSNSSLRGDVTQEEIEFLKRLRFKGMRPTPLYFYREVQSLRDPLHFRKAQAAIHSRPNSRPDSRPNSRTESRRQKHGA, from the coding sequence CCGTTGGGGCCGACGTTACCGAATCCTACATTTCCCAGTTGTTGACTCGAAAGAAAGCTCCTCCGGCACCCGAGCGAACCGACATTTACTCCAAAATGGAGAAGTTGCTCCGACTTCCGAAAGGTCGGCTCTCGAAGCTCGCCGAGCTCCAGCGCAAGGAAGAGCTCAAGCGAAAGGTTCTGGACCCGCCCGCGCCCCTATTCAAGGAGGTTCGGAAGCTCATCCTCCGAAAATGCGCCTCCCACAAGAGAGAGCAAGTCCGAGCCATTTTCGAGAGGCAGCCGATCGGTGAGATCGAACGCCTGATCACGCAGAAGCTTCTCGACGTGGTGAAGACGCTCGCCAGGGAAGAATTGGACAACGAGAGGTGGCTTCGCATTTTCGCACGAGCCAGCAACCGCAGTTACGAAGAGGTGCGGGTCGATATCCTCGAATTTCTCGATACCGATGTCTTCCACGTATCCGATGAAGATTGCGTCTCGTTCATCGACCCGCTCATCGAGTCCTGGGACATCGACTTCGCAACCTTCGGCATTGTGATAAGCCTGAATCGCAGACTAGGGCCCGCGTCGCCAAAGCGATTCGGGTTCGTGGAACAGGATCTGGAGCCGACCTGCGGCATGGAACCTGGGCTCGAAGAGTTCCTCAGCAATAGCTCTCTTCGCGGCGACGTTACCCAAGAGGAGATCGAGTTTCTGAAGAGGCTTAGATTCAAAGGAATGCGGCCTACGCCCCTTTATTTTTACCGCGAGGTGCAGAGCCTACGAGACCCTCTACACTTCCGCAAGGCCCAAGCCGCTATTCATTCTCGACCCAATTCAAGGCCAGATTCTAGGCCCAATTCAAGGACCGAGAGCCGCCGGCAAAAGCACGGTGCGTAG